The Methanooceanicella nereidis genomic interval GTCCGGCGGCGACGGTGTCAAGTTAGGAGTTGCAGCGAACGAGGCCCCGAGAGGCGTTAACGTCCACTGCGCGAAGGTAAAAGATGGCAAGATCGCCTACTACAACTGTCTCGTAGCAACGACCTGGAACATTCCGACCGTCGGCAATGCTTGCGAAGGGCAGCACTACAAGTGGGCTGAATATGTTGTCAGGGCTTACGACCCGTGCGTATCGTGCTCTACCCACATGATCGTCATTGACGAAGAGGGTAAGGTCGTAACCGAGGCCAACATATGATGTTTGAAGAGGAGATCTTAGTAGTTGGCTGCGGGAATATCCTGTTCCAGGATGACGGCTTTGGACCTCGAGTTGCACAGGATCTCAATAATTACGAGCTACCGCCAGGAATAAGGGTAATAGATGCAGGTACGGGTGCCCCGCACCTGATCTTTACCCTGCTTGACGAGACTTGTAAGAAACTGATAATCCTTGACTGCATACACTGGGGAGCCAAACCGGGAACCCTGAGGAAATTCTCAGTGGATGAGTTACCAAAGGGTAAATTCATCGACGCACACAACTGGACCCTGAGCGAGCCGTTACACGACCTTAAGGATAAAGTTGAGATAGTCGTCATAGGCTGCCAGCCGGCGAAGGTTTCCGACCCTGACATCGAGATCGGTCTCACCGAAGAAGTGGAAAAAGCCATTCCTAAAGCTATAGAGATGGTATTTGAAGAAATAGGGATAGAACATGGGACTATTAGACAAGATACTAGGGAAAACGTCTGGAGCACCATCTAAAGAAGTGACAGCGGCTCCTACCGCGGCTCCCGTGACCAAAGCTCCCGAACCCGTTAAACAAGAAGTTGCACCGAAGAAATCGGAGGAAGTTAAAGTGTCAAAGCCAAAGTTAGCATACGTTCATTTAAGCGGCTGCACCGGTTGTCTTATCTCATTATCGGACAACTACGAAAAGCTGCTCGATGTCCTGGGCGCAGTGGACCAGGTATACAACCTGACATTGATGGACCAGAGAGAACTACCAGAGGGTAAGATTGACATTGCGCTCGTAGAAGGAGCAGTATGTCTCCAGGACGAGCACAGCGTGCACCTGATAAAGGAAACAAGAGAGAAAGCAGGCCTCGTCATAGCATACGGTGGCTGTGCGGCCACAGGTTGTGTCACCAACTTCTGCAGAGGCGGCCAGGCAAACCAGCCGCAGCATGAGTCATTCGTGCCTATCAACAGGGTCATCAAGGTAGACGCATACATACCCGGATGCCCGCCGACACCGGAGATCATCTATAATGTGGCCATCGCAGCAGTTACCGGTGACATGGAATACTTACAGCCGTTCCTTGCAGACAAGGGCGGATACGCCTGCGGTTGTGACCTGTTCACGAAGATCGTCGAGAACGGTCTCTGCATAGGCTGCGGAACCTGCGCATCATCCTGCCCGACCAGGGCCCTTGAGATGCAGTTCGGCAGGCCAAGCCTCAACAACACCAGGTGTGTAAAGTGCGGTGCTTGCAGTGCGGCATGCCCGAGAAGCTTCCTGCCTGTATCCCAGATAGAGAAGAAACTGATGGTGTAAGGAGGAAAAGAAATGGCATTTGGAAAATACAAGGAAGTCTACGCGTTAAAGGCGAAGGACAACGCAGTCACCGGCGTAGCACAGGATGGCGGAGTAGTCACCGCACTTCTCTGCTATGCGCTTGACCAGGGCATCATCGACGGGGCAATCGTAGCAGGTAACAGCGAAACCCCGTGGCTGCCGAAGCCTGTGGTAGCGACCACCAAGGAAGAGATCATAGCGGCGGCAGGTACAAAGTACACTATCAGCCCGAACGTTGCGGCAGTTAAGGACGCTGTCCGTGAGATGGGCTGCGACAAGCTTGCAGTAGTAGGCACCCCGTGCCAGATCTACGCAATACAGAAGATGAGGCTATACCCGTTCGG includes:
- the frhD gene encoding coenzyme F420-reducing hydrogenase, FrhD protein; translated protein: MMFEEEILVVGCGNILFQDDGFGPRVAQDLNNYELPPGIRVIDAGTGAPHLIFTLLDETCKKLIILDCIHWGAKPGTLRKFSVDELPKGKFIDAHNWTLSEPLHDLKDKVEIVVIGCQPAKVSDPDIEIGLTEEVEKAIPKAIEMVFEEIGIEHGTIRQDTRENVWSTI
- the frhG gene encoding coenzyme F420 hydrogenase subunit gamma yields the protein MGLLDKILGKTSGAPSKEVTAAPTAAPVTKAPEPVKQEVAPKKSEEVKVSKPKLAYVHLSGCTGCLISLSDNYEKLLDVLGAVDQVYNLTLMDQRELPEGKIDIALVEGAVCLQDEHSVHLIKETREKAGLVIAYGGCAATGCVTNFCRGGQANQPQHESFVPINRVIKVDAYIPGCPPTPEIIYNVAIAAVTGDMEYLQPFLADKGGYACGCDLFTKIVENGLCIGCGTCASSCPTRALEMQFGRPSLNNTRCVKCGACSAACPRSFLPVSQIEKKLMV